One stretch of Sylvia atricapilla isolate bSylAtr1 chromosome 4, bSylAtr1.pri, whole genome shotgun sequence DNA includes these proteins:
- the WDR1 gene encoding WD repeat-containing protein 1, with translation MPYEIKKVFASLPQVERGVSKIIGGDPKGNNFLYTNGKCVVIRNIDTPAIADIYTEHAHQVVVAKYAPSGFYIASGDVSGKLRIWDTTQKEHLLKYEYQPFAGKIKDLAWTEDSKRIAVVGEGREKFGAVFLWDSGSSVGEITGHNKVINSVDIKQTRPYRLATGSDDNCAAFFEGPPFKFKFTLSDHTRFVNCVRFSPDGNRFATASADGQIFVYDGKTGEKVCALGGGKAHDGGIYAISWSPDSSQLLSASGDKTAKIWDVGANSIVNTFNMGSNVLDQQLGCLWQKDHLLTISLSGYINYLDKNNPDKPLRVIKGHSKSIQCLTVHKNGGKSYIYSGSNDGHINYWDSETGENDGFSGKGHTNQVSRMAVDEMDQLVTCSMDDTVRYTNLSKRDYSGQDAVKMDVQPKCLAVGPGGYTVVLCIGQIVLMKDKKKCFAIDDLGYEPEAVAIHPTGSTAAVGGADGNVHLYSIQGTSLKSDDKTLEAKGPVTDLAYSHDGAFLAVCDANKVVTVFSVADGYAEHNVFYGHHAKVVCIAWSPDNEHFASGGMDMMVYIWTVSDPETRVKIPDAHRLHHVSGLAWLDEHTLVTTSHDASVKEWSISYN, from the exons ATGTGTCGTCATCAGAAACATTGAT ACCCCTGCAATTGCTGACATCTACACTGAGCATGCCCACCAGGTTGTAGTTGCAAAGTATGCTCCCAGTGGATTCTACATAGCATCGGGAG ATGTCTCTGGAAAGCTGAGAATCTGGGATACTACACAGAAGGAACACCTACTGAAGTATGAGTATCAGCcctttgcaggaaaaataaaggaccTTGCATGGACTGAAGACAGCAAGAGAATTGCTGTGgttggagaaggaagagaaaa ATTTGGAGCAGTGTTCCTGTGGGATAGTGGCTCTTCCGTTGGTGAGATTACTGGGCACAATAAAGTGATCAATAGCGTGGACATTAAACAAACGAGACCATATCGTCTGGCAACTGGCAGTGATGACAACTGTGCTGCTTTCTTCGAGGGACCGCCATTCAAGTTCAAGTTTACACTAAGT GACCATACACGGTTTGTGAACTGTGTGAGGTTTTCTCCTGATGGGAACAGATTTGCTACAGCTAGTGCAGATGGGCAG ATTTTTGTCTATGATGGGAAGACTGGAGAGAAAGTGTGTGCTCTTGGTGGAGGAAAAGCACATGATGGAGGTATTTATGCT ATTAGTTGGAGCCCTGACAGTAGTCAGTTGCTTTCTGCTTCTGGAGATAAAACTGCTAAAATCTGGGATGTTGGTGCTAATTCTATTGTAAATACTTTTAACATGGGATCAAACGTGTTGGATCAGCAGCTGGGTTGCTTGTGGCAGAAAGACCATTTACTGACTATCTCCCTTTCTGGCTATATCAATTATTTGGACAAGAACAATCCAGATAAGCCTTTACGTGTCATAAAG GGTCATAGTAAATCAATTCAGTGTCTTACAGTGCACAAAAATGGTGGAAAGTCCTATATTTACTCTGGAAGTAATGACGGTCATATTA ATTATTGGGATTCTGAAACTGGAGAGAATGATGGCTTTTCTGGGAAAGGCCACACAAACCAGGTTTCTAGAATGGCAGTGGATGAAATGGACCAGCTGGTCACCTGCAGTATGGATGACACTGTACGCTATACCAACCTTAGCAAGAGGGATTACAG TGGCCAGGATGCTGTGAAAATGGATGTTCAGCCAAAATGTTTAGCTGTGGGTCCTGGTGGTTATACTGTAGTTTTATGCATTGGACAA ATTGTCTTGatgaaagataagaaaaaatgttttgcaattGATGACCTTGGCTATGAGCCAGAAGCTGTAGCCATTCACCCCAcaggaagcacagcagcagtgggaggagCG GATGGAAATGTCCATTTGTATTCAATCCAAGGAACCTCTTTGAAAAGTGATGATAAGACTTTGGAAGCTAAAGGTCCTGTGACTGACCTGGCATATTCTCACGATGGTGCCTTTCTTGCAGTCTGTGATGCAAACAAAGTTGTCACTGTCTTTAGTGTTGCTGATGGCTATGCG GAGCATAATGTCTTTTACGGACACCATGCAAAAGTTGTTTGTATTGCATGGTCACCAGACAATGAACACTTTGCTTCTGGAGGCATGGACATGATGGTATATATTTGGACTGTGAGTGATCCAGAGACCAGAGTCAAGATACCAG ATGCTCACAGACTACATCATGTAAGCGGCCTGGCGTGGTTGGATGAACATACTCTGGTAACAACATCCCATGATGCTTCTGTTAAAGAGTGGTCTATCTCCTACAATTGA